In Streptomyces sclerotialus, the DNA window GCACCAGGCCAGCCGCAGCACCGAGCCCGCGGTGTCGCGCGGCGTGTCGACGGCGTGGCCGAGCGTGGCCAGCAGCAGGAAGGCCGTGCCGGCCGCCGCCATGACGACCAGCAGGCGGCGCAGTTGCACCGCCGCGCGAGCGCCCCGGGCTAGACGGAGAGCGAGCACTCTTCCCTGCCTTCCGTCTCTGCGGGGCCCTCGGCCGCGGCGGCACCGGAGCGCCGGCCGTCCAGCAGGGCGAGGGTGCGGTCGGCGAGAGTGGCCGCTTCGGCTTCCTGGGTGGCCAGTACGACGCTGAAGGCGTGGCTGCGGGCGGCGTTGACGATCGTCCGGAGCACCTGGGCGGCGTCGGCGCGGTGCAGCGGCGCGGTCGGCTCGTCGGCGAACAGCACCTGCGGCCCCGTGGCCAGCGCACGTGCCACGGACACGCGCTGCTGCTGTGCCCGGTCCAGGGCCGCGGGCCGCCGCTTGGCGCAGTCCGCCACGTCCAGCCGCTCCAGCCACTCGCCGGCGGCCTGCTTGGCCGCCCGGTGGCCCTCGCCGCGCACCAGGAGCGGCAGCGCGGCGTTCTCCCAGGCGGTCAGCTCGGGGACCAGCCGGGGTTCGGTGCCGATCCAGCCGAAGCGGTCGAGCCGGAGGCGTTCCCGGCTGGTCGCGGAGAGGGTGTGGACCGGATGGCTGTGGAACCAGACCTCGCCGCTGTCGGCGACGAGCTGCCCCGAAAGGCACTTCAGGAGCGTGGTCTTGCCGCTGCCGCGCGGACCGGTGACGGCCAGGATCTCCCCTTCGCGCACACCGAGGGAGATGCCGGTGAGTGCGGGGCTCTGACCGTGGGCGTGGTGCAGTCCGCGAGCCCATAGAACGTCGTTGTCGGGCGGGGCCACCATCTGCGCACCTCGTGCTCGCTCGCGTCCTTCGTTCCCCTGACCGGGTGAACGACCATGGAGGGTATCGGTCACAAGCACGGTAGGTACTGCCGGGTCCCGCCATTCACCGGTCAGCACGGAAGACGGCCGAGGTTCACTCATATGGCTTGATATGAGTGACCTCGGCCGCCGGGTGTTCCGTTATCCGGTGCCCCTCCTCGGGGACCGTCGAGCAGGTCGGGCGGAGCGGGTTCCGTGGCCCCGCTCCGCCCGTTCCCTCCGGTGAGGGCCGGAGGGACAGCTCGGTACCGCGGATCAGAGCTTGGTCCAGGCCTCCGTGAGGACGCCGCGCAGGATCTGCTCGATCTCGTCGAACACCGACTGGTCGGCGATCAGCGGCGGGGCCAGCTGGATGACCGGGTCGCCGCGGTCGTCCGCACGGCAGTACAGACCGGCGTCGTACAGCGCCTTGGACAGGAAGCCGTACAGGACGCGCTCGGTCTCCTCGTCGTTGAACGACTCCTTGGTGACCTTGTCCTTGACGAGCTCGATGCCGTAGAAGAAGCCGTTGCCGCGGACGTCGCCGACGATCGGCAGGTCGTGCAGCTTCTGGAGGGTGGAGTAGAAGTTGCCCTCGTTCTCCAGGACGTGCTTGTTCAGGCCCTCGCGCTCGAAGATGTCGAAGTTCGCCAGCGCCACGGCCGAGGAGACCGGGTGGCCGCCGAAGGTGTAGCCGTGCAGGAAGGTGTTGTCGCCCTTGTAGAACGGCTCGGCCAGGCGGTCGGAGATGATGCAGGCGCCGATGGGGGAGTAGCCCGAGGTCATGCCCTTGGCGCAGGTGATCATGTCCGGGACGTAGCCGAACTTGTCGCACGCGAACATCGTGCCGAGGCGGCCGAACGCGCAGATGACCTCGTCGGAGACGAGCAGCACGTCGTACCGGTCGCAGATCTCGCGGACGCGCTGGAAGTACCCGGGCGGCGGCGGGAAGCAGCCGCCGGCGTTCTGCACCGGCTCCAGGAAGACCGCGGCGACGGTCTCCGGGCCCTCGAAGAGGATCTGCTGCTCGATCTGGTCGGCGGCCCAGCGGCCGAAGGCCTCGGGGTCGTCGCCGAAGAGCGGGGCGCGGTAGATGTTGGTGTTCGGCACCTTGTGCGCGCCGGGGACCAGCGGCTCGAAGGGGGCCTTCAGGCCCGGCAGGCCGGTGATCGACAGGGCGCCCTGCGGGGTGCCGTGGTAGGCCACCGCACGGGATATGACCTTGTGCTTGGTGGGCTTGCCGGTGAGCTTGAAGTACTGCTTGGCGAGCTTCCAGGCGGTCTCGACCGCCTCGCCGCCGCCGGTGGTGAAGAAGACCTTGTTCAGGTCGCCGGGCGCGTAGTGCGCCAGGCGCTCGGAGAGCTCGACGGCCTTGGGGTGGGCGTAGGACCACACCGGGAAGAAGGCGAGCTCCTGGGCCTGCTTGTACGCCGTCTCGGCCAGCTCGACGCGGCCGTGGCCCGCGTTGACCACGAAGAGGCCGGCGAGGCCGTCGATGTAGCGCTTGCCCTTGTCGTCGTAGATGTTGGTGCCCTCACCGCGGACGATGGTGGGTACCGGTGCGTTCTCGTACGACGACATGCGGGTGAAGTGCATCCACAGGTGGTCGTACGCCGTCTTGTCCGTGCTTGTCAGAGACGCGTCGGCGCTCATGGTTATCGCGTTCCCCAGGTATAGGTCTGCTTCTTGAGCTTCATGTAGACGAAGCTCTCGGTGGAGCGCACGCCGGGAAGCGTGCGGATGCGCTTGTTGATCACGTCCAGGAGGTGGTCGTCGTCCTCGCAGACGACCTCGATCAGCAGATCGAAGGAACCGGCGGTGACGACGCAGTACTCGACCTCGGACATGCCCGTGAGGGCCTCTGCCACGGGATCGACGTCGCCCTCGACGTTGATTCCGACCATTGCCTGCCGCCGGAAACCGACCGTGAGGGGGTCGGTGACGGCGACGATCTGCATCACACCCTGGTCGAGCAGCTTCTGTACGCGCTGCCGTACGGCCGCCTCGGACAGGCCCACGGCCTTGCCGATCGCGGCGTACGGACGGCGTCCGTCCTCCTGGAGCTGCTCGATGATCGCCAGGGAGACGGAGTCGATCGACGGAGTGCCGTTTCTGTCACGAGTGGCCACGTCCCTCACTGTGCACCAGGCTCGTCCGTCGCGCAAGCCCGATTCGGCGAAATCAGTTGTTCACTGAAGTCGCAGCCACGGAATCCGTTGTTACTGGCGCGTGGGTATGTCGAAAACGGGGATCGCATGGTTAGAGTGGGCGTCTCAACCACCGGACACCTGACACCGGTCATCTGACACCGGACACCTGACAGGAGGGGTCGCACGTGACCACCGAACTGCGTCGTCTGCGCAACTACATCGACGGGGAGTTCCGGGACGCCGCCGACGGCCGCACCACTGACGTGGTCAACCCGGCGACGGGCGAGGTGTACGCCACCGCCCCGCTGTCCGCGGCCGCCGATGTCGACGCCGCGATGGCCGCCGCGGAAGCCGCCTTCCCGGCCTGGCGCGACCTGATCCCGGCGGAGCGCCAGAAGGTGCTCCTGAAGATCGCCGACCGCTTCGAGGAGCGCGCCGAGGAACTGATCGCCGCCGAGTCCGAGAACTGCGGCAAGCCGATCGCCCTCGTACGCTCCGAGGAGATCCCGCCGATGGTGGACCAGATCCGCTTCTTCGCCGGTGCGGCGCGGATGCTGGAGGGCCGCTCGGCCGGCGAGTACATGGAGGGCCTGACCTCCATCATCCGGCGCGAGCCGGTCGGCGTCTGCGCCCAGGTCGCGCCCTGGAACTACCCGATGATGATGGCGGTGTGGAAGTTCGCGCCGGCCATGGCGGCGGGCAACACCGTCGTCATCAAGCCCTCGGACACCACCCCGGCGTCCACGGTCCTCATCGGCGAGATCATCGGTGGCGTGCTGGAGGAGCTCGGCCACTCCAAGGGCGTCTTCAACGTCGTCTGCGGTGACCGCGAGACCGGCCGCCTGATGGTCGAGCACCCCGTGCCCGCGATGGCCTCCATCACCGGCTCGGTCCGGGCCGGCATGCAGGTCGCCGAGTCCGCCTCCAAGGACCTCAAGCGGGTCCACCTGGAGCTGGGCGGCAAGGCCCCGGTCGTGGTCTTCGAGGACACCGACATCGCCAAGGCCGTCGAGGAGATCTCCACCGCCGGTTACTTCAACGCCGGCCAGGACTGCACGGCCGCCACCCGCGTGCTCGTCCAGGAGTCCATCCACGACGAGTTCGTGGCCGCGCTCGCGAAGGCCGCGGCGGACACCAGGACCGGCGCGGTCGACGACGAGGACGTGCTCTACGGCCCGCTGAACAACGCCAACCAGCTCCAGCAGGTCAAGGGCTTCATCGAGCGGCTGCCCGCGCACGCCAAGATCGAGGCGGGCGGCCGGCAGGTCGGCGAGAAGGGCTACTTCTTCGCCCCGACCGTCGTCTCCGGCCTCAAGCAGGACGACGAGATCATCCAGAACGAGGTCTTCGGCCCGGTCATCACGGTCCAGTCCTTCACCGACGAGGACCAGGCCACCGAGTGGGCCAACGGCGTGGAGTACGCGCTCGCCTCCTCGGTGTGGACCAAGGACCACGCCCGTGCCATGCGGATGTCCAAGAAGCTCGACTTCGGCTGCGTGTGGATCAACACCCACATCCCGCTCGTCGCCGAGATGCCGCACGGCGGCTTCAAGAAGTCCGGCTACGGCAAGGACCTCTCCGCCTACGGCTTCGAGGACTACACCCGCGTCAAGCACGTCATGACCTCGCTGGACGGCTGACGGCCGGCGTCGTCACGCCCGAGTCGGGCGCCGTGCGGGGCGCCTGACACACCGTCGCGGGCCGGGTCCCGGCGGCAGACGATCTGTCTGTTGCCGCCCCGGCCCGCGCCGGGTGAGAGTCCTCATATGGCTGGTCTTTCGCGGCGTGCGCTGCTCAGAGGTGTCGGTACGGTCGGATTCCTGGCGGCGGTGACGGGGTGCGGCGTACCGCCCGCGTACGTACGGGCCGGCGAGCGCGGGGCGCCCGACCGCTCGGCCGCCGACAAGTCCCTCACCTTCGCCAACTGGCCGCTCTACATCGACGTCGACGACCACGACGAGCAGAAGCGGCCCACGCTGGACGCCTTCGAGCGGCGCACCGGCATCTCGGTGACGTACACCGAGGAGATCAACGACAACGACGAGTTCTTCGGGAAGATCAGCCCCGCGCTGATGAACCACCAGCCCACCGGGCGCGACCTGATCGTCATCAGCGACTGGATGTGCTCCCGCTACGTACGGCTCGGCTGGGTCCAGGAGATGGACCGGGACCGCCAGCCCCACGTCGCGAAGTATCTGGACCCGTTGCTGCGCGAGCCCGCGTTCGACCCGGGCCGCAAGCACTGCGTCCCCTGGCAGTCCGGGATCACCGGCATCGCGTACCACCGCAGGAAGCTCGGCCGGGAGATCAAGCACACCAGCGACCTGTGGGCGGACGACCTGCGGGGCCGGGTGACCCTGCTGGCCGGCATGGACGAGGCGTTCGCGCTGCTCATGCAGGGCGACGGCGTGGACATCACGCGCTGGACCACCGACGACTTCCACACCATGACCGAGCGGATCGCGGCGCTCGTCCGCAGGAAGCACATCCGTCGCTTCACCGGCAACGACTACATCAAGGACCTGTCCTCGGGCGACGTGCTCGCCGCGCAGGCGTACTCCGGCGACGTCATCCAGCTCCAGGCCGACGACCCCGACATCGAGTTCGTGGTCCCCGAGGAGGGCGCCGAGCTGTGGTCGGAGAGCCTGATGATCCCCAACCTGGCCGCGCACAAGCGCAACGCGGAACGGCTCGTCGACCACTACTACGAGCCCGAGGTCGCCGCCGAGCTGGCGACCTGGGTCAACTACGTGTGCCCCGTACCGGCGGCACGGGACGTGCTGGCCTCGGCGAAGGACAAGGAGACCGCCGCACTGGCCGAGGACCCGCTGATCTTCCCGGACGACGGCATGCGCGGCCGGCTCGCCATCGCCCGGGACATCAGCTCCGCGGAGCGCCCGGAGCTCTCCAAGGAGTGGAACGCGATCGTGGGCCTGTGATCAGGACTGCGGCACGGCACTCTGGTCCGCGCCGATGCGTACCTCGTAGCCCGGTGCGATGTCCCGGTCCGGGTCGCCCTTGACGTACGTGCCGACGGCCTGCGCCGAGAAGGCGGGGCCGGCCGGGAGCATGGCCGTGTACTGGGTCCGCCCCGTGCGCACGGGCTTGCGCTGCTTCTTCGTCGGGGAGACGGCGATCTCGATCGTGTCGCCCACCGAGGCGCCGGTCAGCTTGCCCCACACCGCCCGGCAGCTGGGGCTGTAACGGATCTCGACCCGCATGCTGCCGGCCGTCTCGTCCGCCAGCGTCCTCGCGTCAGGGGCGCAGCGGGTCTCCTTCGGGTCCAGCCCGTCGCATTCCGCCAGCAGGCAGGTGGGCGGTGCGGTCGCCGGCACGGCGGCGGACGGGGCGGGCGGCCCGGCCCCGGCGCCCGACCCGGCGCCGCCGCCGTCCGCGAGCAGGGGAATGCCCACGGTCAGCCCCGTCGTCACCGCGGCCACGATCACGGCCCCGAGCAGGGTCTCGGGGCCGTGTCTCCGTACCCATGAGTTCTCGCCGGCCACGCCACCTCCCGATGTACGTGTACACGTCATCAGAAGGGTAGGCGGGCGCGGCCGGATACGACCCGGGCAGAACCGGCCGTTGTGGCGTCGGGGTCCGTGGGTCAGCGGCGCCAGGAGGCGGTGTACGTGTCGATCTCGGCGGCGAGCCGGGCCTTGGCCGGGCCGTCCATGAAGGACGCCTCGACGGCGTTCTTCGCCAGCGCGGCGAGGCCCGCCTCGTCCAGCCCCAGCAGCCGCGCGGCCACCCCGTACTCGGTGTTCAGGTCCGTGCCGAACATCGGCGGGTCGTCGCTGTTGACCGTCACGAGCACGCCGGCCGCGACCATCTCCTTGATCGGATGTTCGTCGAGGGTGCGGACGGCGCGGGTGGCGATGTTGGAGGTCGGGCAGACCTCCAGCGGGATGCGGTGCTCGGCGAGGTGGGCCAGCAGCTTCGGGTCCCGCACGGAGCTGGTGCCGTGGCCGATGCGCTCGGCGCGCAGCTCGGTCAGCGCGTCCCAGACGGTCTCCGGGCCCGTCGTCTCGCCGGCGTGCGGCACGGAGTGCAGGCCCTCGGCGATCGCGCGGTCGAAGTACGGCTTGAACTGCGGACGCGGTACGCCTATCTCGGGGCCGCCGAGGCCGAACGAGACCAGCCCCTCGGGCTTGAGCTCGCAGGCGATCCGGGCGGTCTCCTCCGCCGATTCCAGGCCGGCCTCGCCGGGGATGTCGAAGCACCAGCGCAGCGTGACGCCGAGCTCCGCCTCGGCGGACTTGCGGGCGTCCTCGATGGCCTCGACGAACGCGGCGTCCGGGATGCCGCGCCGGGTGGAGCTGTACGGGGTGACGGTCAGCTCGGCGTAACGGATGTTCTGCCGCGCCATGTCGCGGGCGACCTCGTACGTCAGCAGGCGCACGTCCTCGGCGTCGCGGATCAGGTCCACCACGGAGAGGTAGACCTGGATGAAGTGCGCGAAGTCGCGGAAGGTGAAGTAGTCCGCCAGCGCCTCGGGGTCGGTGGGCACCGTGGAGTCGGGGTGGCGGGCGGCCAGCTCGGCGACGATGCGGGGGGAGGCCGATCCGACATGGTGGACGTGCAGCTCCGCCTTGGGCAGGCCCGCGATGAATGCGTCGAGATCGGACAACAGTGCCTCCTGGTCGGCGGAGCGTGGGCCGGCGGGCGCCGGCCGGTCGTCATCGTATGCGGGACGGTCCGGACGGCTGCGCGGCGGCCGGACAGGTCCCGGGCCGCGCGGCCCCGGTCGGCGGCTCCGAGGCCCCGTCGGCCCCGAGGTCCCGGGGCCGGCGGCCGGGACCGGGTCTTAGCATGGAGCCAGCCAATGGGGGAGTGACATGTCCGACAGCCAGCAGCCCGAGCCGCGCGACCCGTGGGCGCCGCCGCCCGAGGGCCGGGAGACGCCGCGCCGGCCGGAGGCCGGGACGCCGGGGCTGCCGCCGTACGGCATGCCGGTGCACGACCGGCCGACCACGGGCGCCGGCTTCGCCGTCCCCGCCCCGCCGCCCGCCCCCGGGCACGCCGCGGCCCCCGGCGCCCCGTACGGCGGCGGCCCGCAGAGCGGATACGGCGCGCCGCACGCCCCGCAGCCGTACGGCTCCCGGCCGGCCCCCGGCGCGTACGGTCCGCAGCACCCCGGCGCCGGGACTCCGGGCGCCGCGCGGTACGGCGCGGGGGCCCCGGGCGGACCCGGCTGCCCGGGCATACCCGGCGCCGGGCCCTACCCCACGGCAGGCGGGCCCGGTGCGCAGGCCGGCCGGCCAGGGCAGCCGGACAACGGCATGGGCGTCGCCGCGCTCGTCCTCGGCATCCTCGGCATCGTCTCCAGCCTCACCCTCCTCTTCGGCGTCGTCCTGGGCGTCCTCGGGATCGTCTTCGGCGCCATCGGCCGGGCCAAGGCCGGGCGGGGCGAGGCGACCAACGGCGGCATGGCCCTGGCCGGACTGCTCTGCGGCGTGGCCGGCGTCCTCGTCAGCGTCCTCCTGATCGTCGCGATCATCGTCGGGGTCAGCAAAGGAAGCGACGCCACCCCCTACGACGACTACTCCGACACCTACAACGCGGCCCCCGCAGCGCCCGGTCCGGCCCGCTGACCCCGCCCCGGCCGACCATGAAGGCCCCCGGCCCGGCAGCTCAGCCCCGCTCCGCCGCCAGCCGCTGGCGGGCCTCCATCAGCGCGAAGCCCAGCAGATTCAGCCCCTGCCAGCGGGCCGGGTCCGCAGCGCGCTCGTCGTCAGCGGTCAGCCCGATGCCCCATATCCGGTCCACCGGGCTCGTCTCGACGAGCACCCGCTCCCCGGTGCCCAGCAGATAGTCGCGCAGGGCCGCGTCCTGCCCGAACTTGTGCAGGCTTCCCTCGACCACCAGCTCGTACCGCCGGCGCTGCCAGGTCTCCTCGTCGAAGCCGCGCACCGTCCGGCCCGCGTCCTTGGCCTGCTTGGGATGGCCGGCGCGCAGCACCCGCTGCAGCGCCTGGCGGTCGCCGAACAGCCGCGCCTTCCCGGCCATCATCCAGTGCTCCGCCGTGGCGTACCGCACGCCGTCCACCATGAACGGCGCCGGCCACCACTGGCTGAAGCAGCTCGCCCCCAGGGCGCCGTCCCGGCGCGGCGTATGCCCCCAGAAATAGACGTACTTGTACTTACCGCCGGTCTCCAGCGCGGTGCACAGCTCCGCCACCGACCGCGGCCCGTCGGCCACGCTTCCCTCTGTCGTCATCCCCGCCGCCCCCACTTTCTCCCCTGTCCGTCTTCCCCGGTCCTGCACCATGCCGGGATTCTGTCAGCGGGCACCGACAATCTGTCGGGCGTCCGTACGACGGATTTCGCAGAATCCGTCGCGTAACCAAAAGGCAACAACGGAATCACTTGTTGGGGCCCCTCTGCTCTGTCAAGATCGGCCATCAATTCGGGAAAGAGCTACGCCCGGCAGGCCCCGCGGAAGCCCGGCCACCGGTGGAGGAGAGCGCCATGGACCAGCGATTCGATGTCACCGAACGATTCGCCCAGGGGGCTCAGTTCATCGCCGGAGAGCTGCGCGCGGGAACGTCGGGACGCATCCAGGACGTGACCGACCCGGCCACCGGTGAGCAGGTGTACCGCTACGAGCTCGCCGGTACGGCGGACGTGGATGCGGCCGTCGAGGCGGCCCGGCAGGCCCTTCCCGGGTGGGCGGGCGCCACCCCCGGTGAGCGCTCCGAGGCGCTGCACCGCTTCGCCGCCGTACTGGACGAGCGGACCGAGGAGTTCGCGTACGCCGAGTCGTTGCAGTGCGGCAAGCCGATCAAGCTGAGCCGGGAGTTCGACGTGCCCGGCTCGGTGGACAACGCCGCCTTCTTCGCGGGCGCCGCGCGCCACCTGGAGGGCAGGGCGGCCGGCGAGTACAGCGGCGACCACACCTCCTCGGTCCGCCGCGAGCCGATCGGCGTCGTCGGCTCCATCGCGCCCTGGAACTACCCGCTGCAGATGGCCAGTTGGAAGGTCCTCCCGGCCGTTGCGGCAGGCAACACCATCGTCCTGAAGCCCGCCGAGATCACCCCGCTGACGTCGGTGATGTACGCCCAGGCCGCACAGGCGGCGGGTGTCCCGGACGGTGTCATCAACATCGTCTCGGGCGCCGGACGGGACGCAGGCGAGCACCTCGTCGGCCACCCCGACGTCGCGATGACCTCCTTCACCGGCTCCACCGCCGTCGGCAAGCGGGTCGCCGAGCTCGCCACCGCCACCGTCAAGCGCCTCCACCTCGAACTGGGCGGCAAAGCCCCCTTCGTGGTCTTCGACGACGCCGACCTGGACGCCGCCGTGCACGGCGCGGTGGCCGGTGCCCTGATCAACACCGGCCAGGACTGCACCGCCGCCACCCGCGCCTACGTCCAGCGCCCCCTGTACGACGCGTTCGTCAGCGGTGTCGCCGACCTCATGGCGACCGTACGGCTCGGCGACCCCTTCGACCCGGCCACCGACCTCGGCCCGCTCATCTCCCACGCCCAGCGCGACCGCGTCGCCGGCTTCGTCGACCGCGCGCGCAAGTACGCCACCGTCGTCACCGGCGGCGAGGCACCCGGGGGCGAGCTGGCCGAGGGCGCGTACTACCGGCCCACCCTCCTCACCGGCGCCGCGCAGGACAGCGAGGCAGTGCAGTCCGAGATCTTCGGCCCGGTGCTGGTCGTGCTGCCCTTCGACAGCGACGACGAGGGCATCGCGCTCGCCAACGACACCCCCTACGGGCTCGCCGCCTCCGCTTGGAGCCGCGACGTCTACCGCACCGGCCGCGCCGTCCGCGAGATCAAGGCCGGCTGCGTGTGGGTCAACGACCACATCCCGATCATCAGCGAGATGCCGCACGGCGGGT includes these proteins:
- a CDS encoding adenosine deaminase, which translates into the protein MSDLDAFIAGLPKAELHVHHVGSASPRIVAELAARHPDSTVPTDPEALADYFTFRDFAHFIQVYLSVVDLIRDAEDVRLLTYEVARDMARQNIRYAELTVTPYSSTRRGIPDAAFVEAIEDARKSAEAELGVTLRWCFDIPGEAGLESAEETARIACELKPEGLVSFGLGGPEIGVPRPQFKPYFDRAIAEGLHSVPHAGETTGPETVWDALTELRAERIGHGTSSVRDPKLLAHLAEHRIPLEVCPTSNIATRAVRTLDEHPIKEMVAAGVLVTVNSDDPPMFGTDLNTEYGVAARLLGLDEAGLAALAKNAVEASFMDGPAKARLAAEIDTYTASWRR
- a CDS encoding ABC transporter ATP-binding protein, whose amino-acid sequence is MVAPPDNDVLWARGLHHAHGQSPALTGISLGVREGEILAVTGPRGSGKTTLLKCLSGQLVADSGEVWFHSHPVHTLSATSRERLRLDRFGWIGTEPRLVPELTAWENAALPLLVRGEGHRAAKQAAGEWLERLDVADCAKRRPAALDRAQQQRVSVARALATGPQVLFADEPTAPLHRADAAQVLRTIVNAARSHAFSVVLATQEAEAATLADRTLALLDGRRSGAAAAEGPAETEGREECSLSV
- a CDS encoding DUF2690 domain-containing protein produces the protein MAGENSWVRRHGPETLLGAVIVAAVTTGLTVGIPLLADGGGAGSGAGAGPPAPSAAVPATAPPTCLLAECDGLDPKETRCAPDARTLADETAGSMRVEIRYSPSCRAVWGKLTGASVGDTIEIAVSPTKKQRKPVRTGRTQYTAMLPAGPAFSAQAVGTYVKGDPDRDIAPGYEVRIGADQSAVPQS
- a CDS encoding gamma-aminobutyraldehyde dehydrogenase; this translates as MDQRFDVTERFAQGAQFIAGELRAGTSGRIQDVTDPATGEQVYRYELAGTADVDAAVEAARQALPGWAGATPGERSEALHRFAAVLDERTEEFAYAESLQCGKPIKLSREFDVPGSVDNAAFFAGAARHLEGRAAGEYSGDHTSSVRREPIGVVGSIAPWNYPLQMASWKVLPAVAAGNTIVLKPAEITPLTSVMYAQAAQAAGVPDGVINIVSGAGRDAGEHLVGHPDVAMTSFTGSTAVGKRVAELATATVKRLHLELGGKAPFVVFDDADLDAAVHGAVAGALINTGQDCTAATRAYVQRPLYDAFVSGVADLMATVRLGDPFDPATDLGPLISHAQRDRVAGFVDRARKYATVVTGGEAPGGELAEGAYYRPTLLTGAAQDSEAVQSEIFGPVLVVLPFDSDDEGIALANDTPYGLAASAWSRDVYRTGRAVREIKAGCVWVNDHIPIISEMPHGGYRASGYGKDMSAYSFEEYTQVKHVMYDITGVARKDWHRTVFGDRG
- a CDS encoding aspartate aminotransferase family protein: MGNAITMSADASLTSTDKTAYDHLWMHFTRMSSYENAPVPTIVRGEGTNIYDDKGKRYIDGLAGLFVVNAGHGRVELAETAYKQAQELAFFPVWSYAHPKAVELSERLAHYAPGDLNKVFFTTGGGEAVETAWKLAKQYFKLTGKPTKHKVISRAVAYHGTPQGALSITGLPGLKAPFEPLVPGAHKVPNTNIYRAPLFGDDPEAFGRWAADQIEQQILFEGPETVAAVFLEPVQNAGGCFPPPPGYFQRVREICDRYDVLLVSDEVICAFGRLGTMFACDKFGYVPDMITCAKGMTSGYSPIGACIISDRLAEPFYKGDNTFLHGYTFGGHPVSSAVALANFDIFEREGLNKHVLENEGNFYSTLQKLHDLPIVGDVRGNGFFYGIELVKDKVTKESFNDEETERVLYGFLSKALYDAGLYCRADDRGDPVIQLAPPLIADQSVFDEIEQILRGVLTEAWTKL
- a CDS encoding NADAR family protein, which produces MTTEGSVADGPRSVAELCTALETGGKYKYVYFWGHTPRRDGALGASCFSQWWPAPFMVDGVRYATAEHWMMAGKARLFGDRQALQRVLRAGHPKQAKDAGRTVRGFDEETWQRRRYELVVEGSLHKFGQDAALRDYLLGTGERVLVETSPVDRIWGIGLTADDERAADPARWQGLNLLGFALMEARQRLAAERG
- a CDS encoding gamma-aminobutyraldehyde dehydrogenase, giving the protein MTTELRRLRNYIDGEFRDAADGRTTDVVNPATGEVYATAPLSAAADVDAAMAAAEAAFPAWRDLIPAERQKVLLKIADRFEERAEELIAAESENCGKPIALVRSEEIPPMVDQIRFFAGAARMLEGRSAGEYMEGLTSIIRREPVGVCAQVAPWNYPMMMAVWKFAPAMAAGNTVVIKPSDTTPASTVLIGEIIGGVLEELGHSKGVFNVVCGDRETGRLMVEHPVPAMASITGSVRAGMQVAESASKDLKRVHLELGGKAPVVVFEDTDIAKAVEEISTAGYFNAGQDCTAATRVLVQESIHDEFVAALAKAAADTRTGAVDDEDVLYGPLNNANQLQQVKGFIERLPAHAKIEAGGRQVGEKGYFFAPTVVSGLKQDDEIIQNEVFGPVITVQSFTDEDQATEWANGVEYALASSVWTKDHARAMRMSKKLDFGCVWINTHIPLVAEMPHGGFKKSGYGKDLSAYGFEDYTRVKHVMTSLDG
- a CDS encoding DUF4190 domain-containing protein → MSDSQQPEPRDPWAPPPEGRETPRRPEAGTPGLPPYGMPVHDRPTTGAGFAVPAPPPAPGHAAAPGAPYGGGPQSGYGAPHAPQPYGSRPAPGAYGPQHPGAGTPGAARYGAGAPGGPGCPGIPGAGPYPTAGGPGAQAGRPGQPDNGMGVAALVLGILGIVSSLTLLFGVVLGVLGIVFGAIGRAKAGRGEATNGGMALAGLLCGVAGVLVSVLLIVAIIVGVSKGSDATPYDDYSDTYNAAPAAPGPAR
- a CDS encoding polyamine ABC transporter substrate-binding protein → MAGLSRRALLRGVGTVGFLAAVTGCGVPPAYVRAGERGAPDRSAADKSLTFANWPLYIDVDDHDEQKRPTLDAFERRTGISVTYTEEINDNDEFFGKISPALMNHQPTGRDLIVISDWMCSRYVRLGWVQEMDRDRQPHVAKYLDPLLREPAFDPGRKHCVPWQSGITGIAYHRRKLGREIKHTSDLWADDLRGRVTLLAGMDEAFALLMQGDGVDITRWTTDDFHTMTERIAALVRRKHIRRFTGNDYIKDLSSGDVLAAQAYSGDVIQLQADDPDIEFVVPEEGAELWSESLMIPNLAAHKRNAERLVDHYYEPEVAAELATWVNYVCPVPAARDVLASAKDKETAALAEDPLIFPDDGMRGRLAIARDISSAERPELSKEWNAIVGL
- a CDS encoding Lrp/AsnC family transcriptional regulator, coding for MATRDRNGTPSIDSVSLAIIEQLQEDGRRPYAAIGKAVGLSEAAVRQRVQKLLDQGVMQIVAVTDPLTVGFRRQAMVGINVEGDVDPVAEALTGMSEVEYCVVTAGSFDLLIEVVCEDDDHLLDVINKRIRTLPGVRSTESFVYMKLKKQTYTWGTR